One Kribbella sp. NBC_00662 genomic region harbors:
- a CDS encoding glycoside hydrolase family 3 C-terminal domain-containing protein has translation MSTPAQFHPFRDPARPAGERIDDLLARLTPDEKIALLHQYQPPVPRLGLDTFRTGTEALHGVAWLGPATVFPQAIGLATSWSPDLVRAVGSAVGDEVRVFHHKDPAGVGLNVWAPVVNPLRDPRWGRNEEGYAEDPWLTGVIATAYGHGLAGDDPAYLKTAPTLKHFLAYNNETDRCTTSSNLPPRVLHEYELPAFRAPIESGAAVAVMPSYNLVNGRPAHLSPLINDVLRTWTTDDVLVVSDAYAPGNLFGLQQYLPDGPTAYAAAVKAGVDSFTQDDTNSTPTIDRLNEALDRGLITRADIDTAVRRVLAIRLRLGEFDPPEHDPYRGLGPDLVNCPAHRELAQDAARQAIVLLKHECQVLPLPSPNRIAVIGPLAGAVREDWYAGTLPYQITALDGIAERVGRERVEYCEGVDRITLQVAGSSSHLAVGPDAVLRADREPGTFDVFDWGGDAFALRSVRNGQHLSVSDDGELVADQPGPNGWEVKQTFRFVHLAGTVLIQHLHSGRYLYVDAQGSVSLADEGTAFELEVVVDGAVQAAAVAARAEVAIVVAGNHPLVNGRETEDRDSLDLPRSQDRLIRAVHAANARTVLVLSSSYPFGIGWAQRHLPAILWSAHGGQEYGRALADVLFGDHDPAGRLTQTWYDSDADLPDLLDYDIITTDATYLYYRGTPLYSFGHGLSYTTFEYGDLRLSTPSIAAEGEVRVTFTVTNTGERPGTEIAQLYTRQQRSRVKQPLRQLRGFRRLSLEPGETADVELSVAANDLGFWDVTRDRHCVESARHSIMVGRSSTDLRLTTTLDVHGERIPPRALDHLPATSFDEYCGITLSDETTVSLEPQAWLAFEDVQLDSETAVTITAANHGTETATLELRLDDPLRGEILTTVQIPPSHRTTITGELTPATGVHTVYTVFSAADVVLESVTV, from the coding sequence ATGAGTACTCCAGCCCAGTTCCACCCGTTCCGCGACCCGGCCCGGCCGGCCGGCGAGCGGATCGACGACCTTCTCGCCCGGCTCACCCCGGACGAGAAGATCGCGCTGCTGCACCAGTACCAGCCGCCCGTCCCGCGGCTCGGCCTGGACACGTTCCGCACCGGCACCGAGGCGCTGCACGGCGTCGCCTGGCTCGGTCCGGCGACCGTCTTCCCGCAGGCGATCGGCCTGGCGACCAGCTGGAGTCCGGACCTCGTTCGGGCCGTCGGCAGCGCGGTCGGCGACGAGGTGCGGGTGTTCCACCACAAGGACCCGGCCGGCGTCGGCCTCAACGTCTGGGCCCCGGTCGTCAACCCGCTCCGCGACCCCCGCTGGGGCCGGAACGAGGAGGGGTACGCCGAGGATCCCTGGCTGACCGGCGTCATCGCCACCGCATACGGGCACGGTCTGGCCGGCGACGATCCGGCGTACCTGAAGACCGCGCCGACCCTCAAGCACTTCCTTGCCTACAACAACGAGACCGACCGCTGCACGACCTCGAGCAACCTGCCGCCGCGGGTCCTGCACGAGTACGAGCTGCCCGCGTTCCGCGCCCCGATCGAATCCGGTGCAGCGGTCGCGGTGATGCCGTCGTACAACCTGGTGAACGGACGGCCCGCCCACCTCAGTCCGCTGATCAACGACGTACTCCGCACCTGGACCACCGACGACGTGCTGGTGGTCAGCGACGCGTACGCGCCCGGCAACCTGTTCGGACTGCAGCAGTACCTGCCCGACGGGCCGACGGCGTACGCCGCCGCGGTCAAGGCAGGCGTGGACAGCTTCACCCAGGACGACACCAACTCGACGCCGACGATCGACCGGCTCAACGAGGCTCTCGATCGCGGCCTGATCACGCGGGCGGACATCGACACCGCCGTGCGCCGGGTGCTGGCGATCAGGCTCCGGCTCGGCGAGTTCGATCCGCCGGAGCACGATCCGTACCGCGGTCTCGGGCCGGACCTGGTCAACTGCCCCGCGCATCGCGAGCTCGCCCAGGACGCCGCGCGGCAGGCGATCGTGCTGCTCAAACACGAGTGCCAGGTGCTGCCGCTGCCCTCGCCCAACCGGATCGCGGTGATCGGTCCGCTGGCCGGCGCCGTGCGAGAAGACTGGTACGCCGGCACCCTCCCGTACCAGATCACCGCGCTGGACGGCATCGCCGAGCGAGTCGGCCGCGAGCGCGTCGAGTACTGCGAGGGCGTCGACCGGATCACGCTCCAGGTCGCAGGTTCGTCGTCGCACCTCGCCGTCGGTCCGGACGCCGTACTGCGGGCCGACCGTGAGCCGGGCACGTTCGACGTGTTCGACTGGGGTGGAGACGCGTTCGCGTTGCGGTCGGTGCGGAACGGGCAGCATCTCAGTGTCAGCGACGACGGTGAGCTCGTCGCGGACCAGCCCGGCCCGAACGGCTGGGAGGTCAAGCAGACCTTCAGATTCGTGCACCTGGCCGGCACCGTGCTGATCCAGCATCTGCACAGCGGCCGCTATCTGTATGTCGACGCGCAAGGTTCGGTGAGCCTCGCCGACGAGGGAACCGCTTTCGAGCTCGAGGTCGTGGTCGACGGCGCCGTGCAGGCAGCGGCCGTCGCAGCCCGCGCGGAGGTGGCAATTGTTGTCGCTGGCAACCACCCGTTGGTGAACGGGCGCGAGACCGAGGACCGCGACAGCCTCGACCTGCCCAGGTCCCAGGACCGGCTGATCCGGGCTGTCCATGCGGCGAACGCCCGTACGGTCCTGGTCCTGAGCAGCAGCTATCCGTTCGGGATCGGCTGGGCGCAGCGGCACCTGCCGGCGATCCTGTGGTCCGCGCACGGCGGGCAGGAGTACGGTCGCGCACTGGCCGACGTACTGTTCGGCGACCATGACCCGGCCGGGCGGCTGACCCAGACGTGGTACGACTCCGACGCGGACCTGCCCGATCTGCTCGACTACGACATCATCACCACGGACGCGACGTACCTGTACTACCGAGGCACGCCGCTGTACTCCTTCGGCCACGGTCTGAGCTACACGACCTTCGAGTACGGCGATCTCCGGCTGAGCACACCGTCGATCGCGGCGGAGGGCGAGGTCCGGGTGACGTTCACCGTCACGAACACCGGCGAGCGGCCGGGGACCGAGATCGCCCAGCTGTACACCCGTCAGCAACGCTCACGGGTGAAGCAACCGCTGCGACAGCTGCGCGGCTTCCGGCGGTTGTCGCTGGAGCCTGGCGAGACCGCCGACGTCGAGCTGTCCGTTGCCGCGAACGACCTCGGGTTCTGGGACGTGACGCGCGACCGCCATTGCGTCGAATCCGCCCGGCACAGCATCATGGTCGGCCGCTCCAGCACCGACCTCCGACTCACCACGACCCTGGACGTCCACGGCGAGCGCATCCCGCCGCGCGCACTCGATCACCTTCCCGCGACGAGCTTCGACGAGTACTGCGGAATCACCCTGTCCGACGAGACCACGGTCTCCCTCGAACCCCAAGCCTGGCTGGCGTTTGAGGACGTCCAGCTGGACTCCGAGACAGCCGTCACGATCACGGCCGCCAACCACGGCACCGAGACCGCGACGCTCGAGCTCCGCCTGGACGACCCGTTGCGCGGCGAGATCCTGACCACCGTGCAGATTCCACCGAGTCACCGCACGACGATCACCGGCGAGCTCACACCGGCGACCGGTGTACACACCGTTTATACAGTCTTCTCCGCGGCGGACGTCGTACTCGAGAGTGTGACGGTGTAG
- a CDS encoding extracellular solute-binding protein yields the protein MTGPVRGAASRRTFISLLGAGAAAAAGGVSLTGCSNGSSGSSTAGRAASEDKLAGLLPKYLPYDAVKPDLPGENGASPGYSHYPSELKRAVPDKPVTSGKEVSAMTPLWSPLPPGLGNNSYYDANNERIGAPVRFNILNGNDYGDKLGPILAAGNVPELLCIPGWNISSLTRFGQAADKLFEDLTPYLAGDKVSAYPMLANLPTRAWAYGVWNNQLKAVPFPSDGFPWMMMYRKDIFDQLGAEPPKNSDELLALGKQLTDAKAGRWAFGSVADEVARAFGAPGGWRKDSSGKLVNKIETPEFEESVAFVRRLFQSGYVHPEVVANAGADENALFEGGKFVIRQNGLGGWHESLQRQQTVNPAFDPQPVMPFAHDGGTPITWGGDPAGIFTFVKKGVGEERVKELLGVLNYTSAPFGTEEYVLYNYGVEGKHYVKQPSGAPKLTALGQKEVSQTYIFLGGRPTAITESEYPGYVQSMSAWQNAAAKVREKNLFEGIRVEQPARMAALNQPFDDALQDIFRGRKPVSELKTAVKQWQDNGGNEGRDFYAKVLSDNGR from the coding sequence ATGACCGGACCAGTGCGCGGCGCAGCCAGCCGCCGGACGTTCATCTCCCTGCTCGGCGCGGGCGCGGCCGCTGCCGCCGGTGGGGTCTCGCTGACCGGCTGCTCGAACGGCAGCTCCGGGTCGAGCACGGCGGGCCGCGCCGCGAGCGAGGACAAGCTGGCCGGGCTGCTGCCGAAGTACCTCCCGTACGACGCGGTCAAGCCCGACCTCCCCGGCGAGAACGGCGCTTCGCCGGGCTACAGCCACTACCCGAGCGAACTGAAGCGGGCCGTGCCGGACAAACCGGTGACCAGCGGCAAGGAAGTCTCGGCGATGACGCCGCTGTGGAGCCCGCTGCCGCCCGGACTCGGCAACAACTCGTACTACGACGCGAACAACGAGCGGATCGGGGCGCCGGTCCGGTTCAACATCCTGAACGGTAACGACTACGGCGACAAGCTCGGCCCGATCCTTGCCGCCGGCAACGTACCGGAGCTGCTCTGCATCCCGGGCTGGAACATCTCCAGCCTGACCCGGTTCGGCCAGGCCGCGGACAAGCTGTTCGAGGACCTCACCCCGTACCTGGCCGGCGACAAGGTGTCGGCGTACCCGATGCTGGCCAACCTGCCGACCCGGGCCTGGGCGTACGGCGTCTGGAACAACCAGCTGAAGGCGGTGCCGTTCCCGTCGGACGGGTTCCCCTGGATGATGATGTACCGCAAGGACATCTTCGACCAGCTCGGTGCGGAGCCGCCGAAGAACTCCGACGAACTGTTGGCCCTGGGCAAGCAACTGACCGACGCGAAAGCCGGCCGGTGGGCGTTCGGCTCGGTCGCCGACGAGGTGGCCCGGGCCTTCGGCGCGCCGGGCGGCTGGCGCAAGGACTCCAGCGGCAAGCTGGTCAACAAGATCGAGACGCCCGAGTTCGAGGAGTCGGTGGCGTTCGTCCGCAGGCTGTTCCAGTCGGGGTACGTACATCCGGAGGTGGTCGCGAACGCCGGCGCGGACGAGAACGCGCTGTTCGAGGGTGGCAAGTTCGTGATCCGGCAGAACGGCCTGGGCGGCTGGCACGAGTCGTTGCAGCGCCAGCAGACGGTCAACCCGGCGTTCGACCCGCAGCCGGTGATGCCGTTCGCCCACGACGGCGGTACGCCGATCACCTGGGGCGGCGACCCGGCCGGCATCTTCACGTTCGTGAAGAAGGGCGTCGGCGAGGAGCGCGTGAAGGAGCTGCTCGGCGTTCTGAACTACACGTCCGCGCCGTTCGGAACGGAGGAGTACGTGCTCTACAACTACGGGGTCGAGGGCAAGCACTACGTCAAGCAGCCGTCCGGTGCTCCGAAGCTCACCGCGCTGGGGCAGAAGGAGGTCTCGCAGACCTATATCTTCCTGGGCGGCCGGCCGACGGCGATCACCGAGAGCGAGTATCCGGGATATGTCCAGTCGATGAGCGCCTGGCAGAACGCCGCGGCGAAGGTCCGGGAGAAGAACCTGTTCGAGGGGATCCGGGTCGAGCAGCCGGCCAGGATGGCCGCGCTGAACCAGCCGTTCGACGACGCACTGCAGGACATCTTCCGCGGCCGCAAGCCGGTCAGCGAGCTGAAGACGGCCGTCAAGCAGTGGCAGGACAACGGCGGCAACGAGGGCCGCGACTTCTACGCCAAGGTTCTCAGTGACAACGGTCGTTAA
- a CDS encoding ABC transporter permease, producing MTTVVKPPERATRQAAPERVDKRTGMGFRHRFRRDWPLLVMVAPVIVLLGVFHYFPTLGNVIAFQDYSPYAGIRGSDFIGFANFSRMFSEPAFWTAVANTLSITAVQLVFFFPIPIALALLLNSLLSSKLRNLVQGIVYLPHFFSWVLVVSLFQQMIGGAGLLAQSLRDHGHQAIDLMTKPDTFILLVTAQSVWKDAGWGMIVFLAALSTINPALYEAAAADGANRWRRLWHITLPGLRPVIVLLLILRLGDALTVGFEQFILQRSAVGGSAAEVLDTYVYYQGLLVGDFGYGAAAGLFKGVVGLVLVLLANRFAHLVGEQGVYSRS from the coding sequence GTGACAACGGTCGTTAAGCCCCCGGAGCGGGCGACCAGGCAGGCCGCTCCGGAGAGGGTGGACAAGCGCACCGGCATGGGATTCCGGCATCGGTTCCGGCGGGACTGGCCGTTGCTGGTGATGGTGGCGCCGGTGATCGTGCTGCTCGGTGTCTTCCACTACTTCCCGACGCTGGGCAACGTGATCGCCTTCCAGGACTACTCCCCGTACGCCGGGATCCGGGGCAGCGACTTCATCGGGTTCGCGAACTTCAGCCGGATGTTCTCCGAGCCCGCGTTCTGGACAGCGGTCGCGAACACCCTGTCGATCACCGCGGTCCAGCTGGTGTTCTTCTTCCCGATCCCGATCGCGCTGGCATTGCTGCTGAACAGCCTGTTGTCCAGCAAACTGCGCAACCTCGTCCAGGGCATCGTCTACCTGCCGCACTTCTTCTCCTGGGTGCTGGTCGTGTCCCTGTTCCAGCAGATGATCGGCGGCGCCGGCCTGCTCGCCCAGTCCCTGCGCGACCACGGTCACCAGGCAATCGACCTGATGACGAAGCCGGACACGTTCATCCTGCTGGTCACCGCACAGTCGGTCTGGAAGGACGCCGGCTGGGGCATGATCGTGTTCCTCGCCGCCCTGTCGACGATCAACCCCGCCCTCTACGAAGCCGCCGCGGCCGACGGCGCGAACCGCTGGCGCCGGCTCTGGCACATCACGCTGCCCGGCCTGCGTCCGGTGATCGTCCTGCTGCTGATCCTGCGACTCGGCGACGCGCTGACGGTCGGCTTCGAGCAGTTCATCCTGCAACGAAGCGCCGTCGGCGGCAGCGCCGCGGAGGTCCTCGACACCTACGTGTACTACCAGGGCCTTCTGGTCGGTGACTTCGGGTACGGCGCGGCTGCCGGCCTGTTCAAGGGAGTCGTCGGCCTGGTCCTCGTCCTGCTGGCCAACCGATTCGCGCACCTGGTGGGCGAACAGGGGGTGTATTCGCGATCATGA
- a CDS encoding ROK family protein: MTTQTADHTHIRATNLAAVLGYLRREAPCSRAAIATGTGLNKATVTSIVGDLLDRRLVRETQQTQNHVGRPATLLVLDGSAYATIGLEVSARGLTALGCDTAGEQVLRWHRAGPGVDAGPAKTIAALVTLARRAVTAVQSSGRRVLGITVAVPGLVNRDGTVVLAAGLGWRDVPMRSELVAALGRPDIPIAVDNDASLGALAEHLYGPQAGTPNLIRLTGDTGVGAGIISDGRPLEGHLGYVGEIGHLRLVPDGPHCGCGRRGCLEALASLPAILARTDGRTDSDPQLQLEELVRRADAQETAVTQVLADAGTYLGQGIAALVNILNPEVVLLGGAYALLADHLSPAIDKALREATIAPDAGGCTVVASALPDTATPLGAAAQALTPLTQGHLPAR, encoded by the coding sequence TTGACCACACAGACCGCGGACCACACCCACATCCGCGCGACCAACCTGGCCGCGGTGCTGGGCTACCTGCGCCGCGAGGCACCCTGCTCGCGGGCCGCGATCGCCACCGGGACCGGCCTGAACAAAGCGACCGTGACCAGCATCGTCGGCGACCTGCTCGACCGGCGCCTGGTCCGGGAGACCCAGCAGACCCAGAACCATGTCGGCCGCCCGGCGACGCTACTCGTGCTCGACGGGTCGGCGTACGCGACGATCGGGCTCGAGGTGAGCGCCCGCGGACTGACGGCGCTCGGCTGCGACACAGCCGGCGAGCAGGTACTGCGCTGGCACCGCGCCGGGCCCGGCGTCGATGCGGGACCGGCGAAGACGATCGCGGCCCTCGTCACGTTGGCGCGCCGGGCGGTCACGGCGGTGCAGTCGTCCGGCCGGCGGGTGCTCGGGATCACCGTGGCCGTGCCGGGGCTGGTGAATCGCGACGGCACCGTCGTACTCGCCGCGGGTCTGGGCTGGCGGGATGTGCCGATGCGGTCCGAGCTCGTGGCGGCGCTCGGGCGACCTGACATCCCGATCGCGGTCGACAACGACGCATCGCTGGGCGCGCTGGCCGAACATCTCTACGGCCCGCAGGCGGGGACGCCGAACCTGATCCGCCTCACCGGTGACACCGGCGTCGGGGCGGGCATCATCTCCGACGGCAGGCCGCTGGAAGGCCATCTGGGGTACGTCGGGGAGATCGGCCACCTGCGCCTGGTCCCGGACGGGCCGCACTGCGGTTGTGGGCGACGGGGCTGCCTCGAGGCTCTCGCGAGCCTGCCGGCGATCCTGGCCCGGACCGACGGCCGGACCGACAGCGATCCGCAACTGCAGCTCGAGGAGCTGGTCCGGCGCGCCGACGCCCAGGAGACGGCGGTGACGCAGGTGCTCGCCGACGCCGGCACCTACCTGGGCCAGGGGATCGCCGCGCTGGTCAACATCCTCAACCCCGAGGTCGTCCTCCTCGGCGGCGCCTACGCGCTGCTCGCCGACCATCTCTCCCCCGCTATCGACAAGGCCCTCCGCGAAGCCACCATCGCTCCCGACGCCGGCGGATGCACGGTCGTCGCGTCCGCACTCCCCGACACCGCCACTCCCCTGGGGGCCGCGGCACAAGCCCTCACTCCGCTCACCCAAGGCCACCTTCCCGCCCGTTGA
- a CDS encoding beta-galactosidase, which yields MTLWYGGDYNPEQWDPDVWKEDIDLMRRAGVNLVTVGVFSWSSLEPAPGEYAFGWLDQVLDLLHAGGVRVDLATPTASPPPWFSRLHPEALPVTADGVRLTHGSRDTYCACAPAYREAARGIARALAERYHDHPALAMWHVHNEYGTTCYCSPAAARFREWLQERYGSLERLNEAWTTAFWSQGYADWTDIEPPRKTQYLVNPTHYLDFRRFWSDELLAAYREQKAELRKLSALPITTNFVFGGWVPVNHARWAADVDVVAIDHYPDQAGIGAEEQTAFGADLARGWAGGRSWLLMEQAAGAINTGGRLHTKEPGRMARHSLSHVARGSQGALYFQWRASRGGAEMFHPAMVPHAGPDSRMFREIAALGSELPKLAEVLESNVEAEVAILWDAECWWAVQGTHLPSSSLDYLKAVRSAHRHFWRAGCTVDFVAPDADLSSYRQVVVPSLYLSSDEAVENLAAYVENGGQLVVGYFSGIVDPDLRVRYPGAFAELLGVRVEEFHPLPDDGEVALESGGSGRLWSEDVHAVSAEVVDRYAGGVLDGKPAITRHQVGAGTAFYVSTELDDATAARLFGLQPSPLETVRRRSGDTTWTFLFNHGDAEVAVPEEGELVIGRLPVPPGGYAVVRCSRGQ from the coding sequence GTGACTCTTTGGTACGGCGGTGACTACAACCCCGAGCAGTGGGACCCGGACGTCTGGAAAGAGGACATCGACCTGATGCGGCGGGCCGGGGTCAATCTGGTGACCGTTGGGGTGTTCTCGTGGTCGTCGCTGGAGCCCGCGCCGGGAGAGTATGCATTCGGCTGGCTCGATCAGGTGCTGGATCTGCTGCACGCGGGCGGCGTCCGGGTCGATCTGGCCACTCCGACGGCCTCACCGCCGCCGTGGTTCAGTCGGCTCCATCCCGAGGCGTTGCCGGTCACCGCGGACGGCGTACGGCTCACGCACGGCAGCCGGGACACGTACTGCGCGTGCGCGCCGGCGTACCGGGAGGCCGCGCGGGGGATCGCGCGAGCGCTGGCCGAGCGGTATCACGATCACCCGGCGCTGGCGATGTGGCACGTCCACAACGAATACGGGACGACGTGTTACTGCTCCCCGGCCGCGGCACGATTCCGCGAGTGGCTGCAGGAGCGGTACGGCTCACTGGAGCGGCTGAACGAAGCGTGGACGACCGCGTTCTGGAGTCAGGGGTACGCCGACTGGACGGACATCGAGCCGCCGCGGAAGACGCAGTACCTGGTCAATCCCACGCACTACCTGGACTTCCGGCGGTTCTGGTCGGACGAACTGCTGGCGGCGTACCGAGAGCAGAAGGCCGAGCTGCGGAAGTTGTCGGCGTTGCCGATCACAACGAACTTCGTGTTCGGCGGCTGGGTCCCGGTGAACCATGCGCGCTGGGCCGCGGACGTCGATGTCGTTGCCATTGACCACTATCCGGATCAGGCCGGCATCGGTGCCGAGGAGCAGACGGCGTTCGGCGCGGATCTGGCGCGTGGATGGGCCGGTGGAAGATCCTGGCTGTTGATGGAGCAGGCGGCGGGGGCGATCAATACCGGCGGCCGGCTGCACACGAAGGAGCCGGGGCGGATGGCGCGGCACAGCCTGTCCCATGTCGCCCGCGGCTCGCAGGGCGCCTTGTACTTCCAGTGGCGGGCGTCGCGCGGCGGAGCGGAGATGTTCCACCCGGCGATGGTGCCGCACGCGGGACCCGACAGCCGGATGTTTCGCGAGATCGCGGCGCTCGGATCGGAGCTGCCGAAGTTGGCGGAGGTTCTCGAGAGCAATGTTGAGGCCGAGGTCGCGATCCTGTGGGACGCCGAGTGCTGGTGGGCCGTGCAAGGCACCCACCTTCCGTCGTCGTCGCTGGACTACCTGAAGGCGGTCCGGTCGGCGCATCGGCACTTCTGGCGCGCGGGCTGCACGGTCGACTTCGTCGCTCCGGATGCCGATCTGTCGTCCTATCGCCAAGTAGTTGTGCCATCGCTCTACCTCAGCTCTGACGAGGCGGTCGAGAACCTTGCCGCCTATGTGGAGAACGGCGGGCAGTTGGTGGTCGGGTACTTCAGCGGGATCGTCGATCCTGACCTGAGGGTTCGGTACCCGGGCGCGTTCGCGGAGCTGCTGGGTGTGCGGGTCGAGGAGTTCCATCCGCTGCCCGACGACGGCGAGGTCGCCCTGGAGTCCGGTGGCAGTGGGCGGCTGTGGAGCGAGGACGTGCACGCGGTGTCGGCGGAGGTCGTCGATCGGTACGCCGGGGGAGTGCTCGACGGCAAGCCCGCGATCACCCGCCACCAGGTCGGAGCGGGTACGGCGTTCTATGTGTCGACCGAGCTGGACGATGCGACCGCGGCACGGCTGTTCGGTCTGCAGCCATCACCGCTGGAGACCGTACGACGGCGGTCCGGCGACACCACGTGGACGTTCCTGTTCAACCACGGTGATGCCGAGGTCGCCGTACCGGAGGAGGGCGAGCTGGTTATCGGTCGGCTGCCGGTGCCGCCGGGCGGTTATGCAGTGGTGCGGTGCTCCCGCGGGCAGTGA
- a CDS encoding carbohydrate ABC transporter permease, protein MSTRAVWEEEPTVAGRLGKPVVLTLISLAVAFPLYVVVVTSLSSTKAVTRAGGLVVVPRELTVAAYVQLLSGGVVTRALLISVLITAIGTAFSLGVTVLAAYGLSRPGSLFHRPLLFVVLLTFLFGPGIIPSYLLVNSLGLIDHYASLILPAAVSAFNLIVMRSFFMGIPAELIDSARIDGAGEFAILRRIVLPLSKAVVAVVGLFYAVGYWNAFFNALLYINDNNKWPLQMVLRTYIVQQQPLPTGAGGVATGVGLGLSPAPGLAIKMAIVVIAIVPVLLVYPFIQRHFTKGVIVGAVKG, encoded by the coding sequence ATGAGCACACGGGCTGTCTGGGAAGAGGAACCCACGGTCGCCGGCCGGCTGGGCAAGCCGGTCGTGCTGACGCTGATCTCGCTCGCGGTGGCGTTCCCGCTGTACGTCGTGGTCGTGACGAGCCTGTCCAGCACGAAGGCCGTGACCCGGGCCGGCGGCCTGGTCGTCGTACCGCGCGAGCTGACGGTGGCGGCCTACGTGCAACTGCTCTCTGGAGGCGTGGTCACTCGCGCTCTGCTGATCAGTGTGCTGATCACGGCGATCGGTACGGCGTTCAGCCTCGGTGTCACCGTGCTGGCGGCGTACGGGCTGTCGCGGCCGGGATCGTTGTTCCACCGGCCGCTGCTGTTCGTCGTCCTGCTGACGTTCCTGTTCGGTCCGGGCATCATCCCGAGCTATCTGCTGGTCAACTCGCTCGGGTTGATCGACCACTACGCGTCGTTGATCCTGCCGGCTGCGGTGTCGGCGTTCAACCTGATCGTGATGCGCTCGTTCTTCATGGGCATCCCGGCCGAACTGATCGACAGCGCGCGGATCGACGGGGCAGGAGAGTTCGCCATCCTGCGCCGGATCGTGCTGCCGTTGTCGAAGGCCGTGGTCGCGGTGGTGGGGCTGTTCTACGCGGTCGGCTACTGGAACGCGTTCTTCAACGCGCTGCTCTACATCAACGACAACAACAAGTGGCCGTTGCAGATGGTGCTGCGGACCTACATCGTCCAGCAGCAGCCGCTCCCGACCGGAGCCGGCGGGGTGGCGACCGGCGTCGGACTCGGCCTCTCGCCGGCCCCTGGTCTGGCGATCAAGATGGCGATCGTGGTGATCGCGATCGTTCCCGTCCTGCTCGTCTACCCGTTCATCCAGCGGCACTTCACCAAGGGCGTCATCGTCGGCGCCGTGAAAGGCTGA